A segment of the Fusobacterium ulcerans genome:
GTTCATCAAGAACTTAATCAAGTACTTCAAAGAAATGTGCTTGATAATATCTGGCTTGGAAGATACCCACAAAAAGGATTTTTTATAGATGAAAAAAAAATGTATAATGACACTAAAAAAATATTTGAAGAACTTGAGATAGATGTAGATCCACGTTCAAAAGTAGCAGACCTAGCTGTTTCAGAAAGACAAATGATAGAAATAGCAAAAGCAGTATCATATAATTCGAAAATAATCGTGATGGACGAACCAACTTCTTCACTTACTGAAAAAGAGGTAGAACATCTGTTTAAAATAATTAATAAATTAAGAGATAGAGGATGCGGAATTGTATATATTTCTCATAAAATGGAAGAGATAAAAGCTATATCTGATGATATAACTATCCTTAGAGATGGTAAATGGATAGCTACAGAATCAGTTGCAGATCTTTCAACTGACCAAATAATAAATATGATGGTAGGAAGAGATTTGACTAATCGTTTTCCTCCAAAAGATAATGTGGTAAAAGAGTGTATTTTAAAGGTTGAAGGACTTACAGCTGCAAAACAGCCATCTATTAATAATATCAGCTTTGAACTTCATAAAGGTGAAATATTGGGAGTAGCTGGACTGGTTGGAGCCAAGAGAACAGATATTGTAGAAACAATATTTGGTATAAGAGAAAAAGCAGCAGGAAATATATTTTTAAATGGAAAGGAAGTTAAAAATAAGACTCCTAATGAAGCAATAGAAAATGGATTTGCTTTAGTAACAGAGGAACGTAGAGCTACAGGTATATACAGTATGCTGAATGTAGGTTTCAACTCAACTATTTCAAATCTTGATAGATATTTAAGTAAATTCCGTTTATTAAGTGATAAGGGGATTAAAAAAGATACTCAATGGGTAATTGACAGTATGAGAGTAAAAACACCTTCTCAATCAACAAGTATAGGTTCTTTGTCTGGAGGAAATCAGCAGAAAGTAATATTAGGAAGATGGCTTTTAACAGAGCCAGATGTACTTATGCTGGATGAACCTACAAGAGGAATAGATGTTTTGGCAAAGTTTGAAATTTATCAGCTTATGATTGAACTTGCTAAAAAAGATAAAGGAATTATTATGATTTCTTCTGAAATGCCAGAACTTCTGGGAGTAACAGACAGAATACTTGTTATGAGTAATGGTAGAGTTGCAGGGATAGTAAAAACATCTGAAACAACCCAGGAAGAAATAATGACTTTATCAGCAAAATATCTATAGAAAAAAAGGGAGAAAAAAATGAATATACGTACAAAAGATGGAAAAATTGATTTTAAAAAATTATTTATACAAAGTGGACTTTATCTTGTTCTTTTCTTAATGCTGATTTTAATAATAGCTAAAGAACCTTCGTTTTTAAGTATAAGAAATTTTAAGAATATTCTTACTCAATCATCAGTTAGAGCAATTATAGCTCTTGGAGTTGCTGGATTGATTGTAACTCAAGGTACTGACCTTTCAGTAGGTAGACAGGTAGGATTTTCAGCTGTTATCTCTGCAACATTGCTGCAGGCCACTACCAATGTAAATAAAGTATTTCCTAATTTAGAGGAATTCCCAGTTATTGGAGCAATTCTAATTGTAATGGTTGTAGGTATGATAATTGGATCAATAAATGGTCTTATAGTTGCAAAACTTAATGTTCATCCCTTTATTGCTACTTTGGGAATGATGACTATTGTTTATGGAATCAATTCATTATATTATGACTATGTTGGTGCTTCTCCAATATCAGGATTCAGTAAAAGTTACAGTTCATTTGCACAGGGA
Coding sequences within it:
- the mglC gene encoding galactose/methyl galactoside ABC transporter permease MglC; translated protein: MNIRTKDGKIDFKKLFIQSGLYLVLFLMLILIIAKEPSFLSIRNFKNILTQSSVRAIIALGVAGLIVTQGTDLSVGRQVGFSAVISATLLQATTNVNKVFPNLEEFPVIGAILIVMVVGMIIGSINGLIVAKLNVHPFIATLGMMTIVYGINSLYYDYVGASPISGFSKSYSSFAQGYIGTPSFNMSYLIIYAAIATVIMWILWNKTKFGKNVFAVGGNPEAAKVSGVNVAWTLVKIYALSGMYYAFGGLLEAGRIGSATNNLGNMYEMDAIAACVIGGVSFYGGVGKISGVITGVIILTVINYGLTYVGVSPYWQYIIKGMIIVAAVAFDAIKYSKKK
- the mglA gene encoding galactose/methyl galactoside ABC transporter ATP-binding protein MglA — translated: MKNLEYMLEMDNISKEFPGVKALDGANLKVRPHSVHALMGENGAGKSTLMKCLFGIYEKDSGKILFEGKEINFTSAKEALDNGVSMVHQELNQVLQRNVLDNIWLGRYPQKGFFIDEKKMYNDTKKIFEELEIDVDPRSKVADLAVSERQMIEIAKAVSYNSKIIVMDEPTSSLTEKEVEHLFKIINKLRDRGCGIVYISHKMEEIKAISDDITILRDGKWIATESVADLSTDQIINMMVGRDLTNRFPPKDNVVKECILKVEGLTAAKQPSINNISFELHKGEILGVAGLVGAKRTDIVETIFGIREKAAGNIFLNGKEVKNKTPNEAIENGFALVTEERRATGIYSMLNVGFNSTISNLDRYLSKFRLLSDKGIKKDTQWVIDSMRVKTPSQSTSIGSLSGGNQQKVILGRWLLTEPDVLMLDEPTRGIDVLAKFEIYQLMIELAKKDKGIIMISSEMPELLGVTDRILVMSNGRVAGIVKTSETTQEEIMTLSAKYL